The following coding sequences lie in one Mycobacterium sp. DL440 genomic window:
- a CDS encoding amino acid permease — MPEGHEELTEHLTDDEQHLAKLGYVQELQRSWSGFSNFAISFSIISILAGCFTSFGLGWNNGGPAAIAWGWPIVSVFILIIGFCLAELVSAYPTSGGIYWWASKLGGPKAGFYTGWLNLIGLIAILASVSYGSATFLDLTLGTFSESWLANYSLTRVFIMFLIILAVSAVINIFSSHLLAVINNISVWWHVAGATAVVAILWLLPDQHASVSEVFAKTINNSGIFSGSTSGWGFLLFVLPISAILTQYTITGYDASAHLSEETKSAANAAAKGIWQSIFYSAIGGWILLLSFLFAVQNSDEVSANGGAVATIFTQALGSKWAGVVLLIATAGQLFCTTACQTSASRMLFAFSRDRAVPGHQLWSKISSTRVPANAVIITAVIAAIITLPAVVPVKIPVNGVDVPSPVAFYAVVSIGVVGLYLCFAVPIYYRWKAGDSFEQGRWNVGNKYKWMAPVAIVEIIVTAIIAMFPTSLGGMPWDPSFQWKFVNYTPLLVGSVLILLFIYWHASVKHWFTGPIKQVDTPTAELPG; from the coding sequence ATGCCCGAGGGGCACGAAGAACTCACCGAACACCTCACCGACGACGAACAACATCTTGCCAAACTCGGCTACGTCCAGGAACTTCAGCGATCCTGGTCCGGATTCTCCAACTTCGCCATCTCGTTCTCGATCATCTCGATCCTGGCTGGTTGCTTCACCTCATTCGGGCTGGGCTGGAACAACGGCGGCCCGGCCGCCATCGCCTGGGGTTGGCCGATTGTCTCGGTGTTCATCCTGATCATCGGGTTCTGTCTCGCCGAACTCGTCTCCGCCTATCCCACCTCGGGTGGAATCTATTGGTGGGCATCCAAACTCGGTGGCCCCAAGGCCGGCTTCTACACCGGCTGGCTCAACCTGATCGGCCTGATCGCGATCCTGGCGTCGGTGTCCTACGGCAGTGCGACGTTCCTGGATCTCACCCTGGGCACGTTCAGCGAATCCTGGCTGGCGAATTACAGCCTGACCCGGGTGTTCATCATGTTTCTCATCATCCTGGCGGTCTCGGCCGTGATCAACATCTTCTCGTCCCACCTGCTTGCTGTCATCAACAACATCTCGGTGTGGTGGCATGTCGCCGGCGCCACCGCGGTGGTCGCCATCCTGTGGCTGCTGCCCGACCAACACGCCAGTGTCTCCGAGGTTTTCGCCAAGACCATCAACAATTCCGGTATCTTTTCCGGCTCTACGTCGGGTTGGGGCTTCCTGCTGTTCGTGCTACCGATCTCGGCGATCCTGACCCAGTACACGATCACCGGATATGACGCGTCAGCGCACCTGTCCGAGGAGACCAAGAGCGCGGCCAATGCCGCTGCGAAGGGAATCTGGCAGTCTATCTTCTACTCGGCGATCGGCGGCTGGATCCTGTTGCTGTCCTTCCTGTTCGCGGTGCAGAACTCCGACGAGGTGTCGGCCAACGGTGGTGCGGTGGCGACCATCTTCACCCAGGCGCTCGGATCGAAGTGGGCCGGCGTCGTGCTGCTCATCGCCACCGCGGGTCAGTTGTTCTGCACCACCGCCTGCCAGACCAGCGCGTCGCGCATGCTGTTCGCGTTCAGCCGGGACCGCGCAGTGCCCGGACACCAGCTGTGGTCGAAGATCAGCTCCACGCGCGTGCCCGCCAACGCCGTCATCATCACCGCGGTGATCGCGGCGATCATCACTCTGCCCGCCGTCGTGCCGGTGAAGATTCCGGTGAACGGCGTCGACGTGCCTTCACCCGTGGCGTTTTATGCGGTGGTCTCGATCGGCGTGGTCGGGCTCTACCTGTGCTTCGCAGTACCGATCTACTACCGGTGGAAGGCCGGCGACTCGTTCGAGCAGGGCCGGTGGAACGTGGGCAACAAGTACAAGTGGATGGCGCCGGTGGCGATTGTCGAGATTATCGTCACGGCGATCATCGCGATGTTCCCCACCTCGCTCGGCGGCATGCCGTGGGATCCGAGTTTCCAGTGGAAGTTCGTGAACTACACCCCGCTACTGGTGGGCAGCGTGCTGATACTGCTCTTCATCTACTGGCACGCGTCGGTGAAGCACTGGTTCACCGGCCCGATCAAACAGGTGGACACCCCGACCGCCGAACTGCCCGGCTGA
- a CDS encoding N-acetylglutaminylglutamine amidotransferase: MCGAAGEVRLDGRTPDISGVSAMADAMSPRGPDAAGVWSQGRVALGHRRLKIIDLTEAGAQPMVDPELGLTVCWNGCIYNYQELRRELSGHGYRFFSHSDTEVLLKAYHHWGDRFVEHLMGMFAFAIVERDTGRVLLGRDRLGIKPLYITEDNHRIRFASSLPALLAGGGVDTRIDPVALHHYLTFHSVVPPPLTILQGIKKVPPASVVAIEPDGSRHTTVYWSPDFTRHADRADWSEKDWEDAVLESLRRAVERRLVADVPVGCLLSGGVDSSLIVGLLAEAGQHGLSTFSIGFESVGGVAGDEFKYSDIIAEHFETDHHQIRIGTDRMLPALDGAISAMSEPMVSHDCVAFYLLSQEVSRHVKVVQSGQGADEVFAGYHWYPPMAEPGAASLDGSVDSYRGAFFDRDTTGVSALISEGYRVDGDPSGVFVSDHFAAAGAATGVDRALRLDTTVMLVDDPVKRVDNMTMAWGLEGRVPFLDHELVELAATCPPSLKTAYGGKGVLKQAARRVIPAAVIDRPKGYFPVPALTHLEGPYLDLVRDALYAPEAKERGLFRPEAVDRLLADPNGKLTPLRGNELWQIALLELWLQRHGVTGSAA, from the coding sequence ATGTGTGGAGCCGCCGGGGAGGTGCGTCTCGATGGCCGGACACCGGATATTTCAGGGGTGTCGGCCATGGCAGACGCGATGTCGCCCAGGGGTCCGGACGCGGCTGGTGTGTGGTCGCAAGGCCGGGTCGCGCTGGGTCACCGCCGCCTGAAAATCATTGACCTGACCGAAGCGGGCGCCCAGCCCATGGTCGATCCCGAATTGGGTTTGACCGTTTGCTGGAACGGCTGCATTTATAACTACCAGGAGCTGCGTCGGGAACTGTCCGGGCACGGCTACCGCTTCTTCTCGCACAGTGACACCGAGGTGTTGCTCAAGGCCTATCACCACTGGGGTGACCGGTTCGTCGAACACCTGATGGGCATGTTCGCGTTCGCCATCGTCGAGCGGGACACCGGCCGGGTGCTGCTTGGCCGCGATCGGCTGGGCATCAAGCCGCTGTACATCACCGAGGACAACCACCGGATCAGGTTCGCCTCGTCCCTACCGGCCCTGCTGGCCGGCGGCGGCGTCGACACCCGAATCGACCCGGTCGCACTGCACCACTACCTCACGTTCCATTCGGTGGTGCCGCCTCCGTTGACGATCCTGCAGGGCATCAAGAAGGTGCCGCCGGCTTCCGTCGTCGCGATCGAACCCGACGGCAGCCGGCACACCACCGTCTACTGGTCGCCGGACTTCACCCGGCACGCCGACCGGGCCGACTGGTCGGAAAAGGATTGGGAGGACGCGGTACTGGAGTCACTCCGGCGCGCTGTCGAGCGCCGCCTCGTGGCCGACGTGCCGGTGGGATGTCTGCTGTCGGGCGGAGTCGATTCCAGCCTCATCGTCGGGCTGCTCGCCGAGGCCGGCCAGCACGGGCTTTCCACGTTCTCGATCGGTTTCGAGTCGGTAGGTGGGGTGGCCGGTGACGAATTCAAGTACTCGGACATCATCGCCGAGCACTTCGAGACCGATCACCACCAGATCCGCATCGGCACCGACCGCATGCTGCCCGCCCTCGACGGTGCGATCAGCGCGATGAGCGAACCGATGGTCAGCCATGACTGTGTGGCCTTCTACCTGCTCAGCCAGGAAGTGTCCCGGCACGTCAAGGTGGTGCAGTCCGGGCAGGGCGCCGACGAGGTCTTCGCCGGTTACCACTGGTATCCGCCGATGGCCGAGCCAGGCGCGGCCAGCCTGGACGGTTCGGTGGACAGCTACCGGGGTGCGTTCTTCGACCGGGACACCACCGGGGTGAGCGCACTGATCAGCGAGGGCTACCGGGTCGACGGGGATCCCAGCGGGGTGTTCGTCTCCGATCACTTCGCCGCGGCTGGCGCGGCGACCGGTGTGGACCGGGCATTGCGCCTGGACACCACCGTGATGCTGGTCGACGATCCGGTGAAGCGCGTGGACAACATGACCATGGCGTGGGGGCTGGAGGGCCGGGTGCCGTTCCTCGATCACGAACTTGTCGAGTTGGCCGCCACCTGCCCGCCCAGCCTCAAGACCGCGTACGGGGGCAAGGGTGTGCTCAAACAGGCCGCCCGCCGGGTGATCCCGGCAGCAGTGATCGACCGGCCCAAGGGATACTTCCCGGTCCCCGCGCTGACCCACCTCGAGGGGCCGTACCTGGATCTCGTCCGCGACGCGCTGTATGCGCCAGAGGCCAAGGAGCGCGGTCTGTTTCGTCCCGAGGCCGTCGACCGGCTGTTGGCCGACCCGAACGGCAAGCTGACACCGTTGCGCGGCAATGAGTTGTGGCAGATCGCTCTGCTCGAGTTGTGGCTGCAGCGCCACGGGGTTACGGGGTCCGCGGCGTGA
- a CDS encoding glutamine synthetase family protein yields MSQNPGMLARADLEQMVAAGEIDTVIVAFCDMQGRLTGKRVSGRLFVEEVAAHGAECCNYLLAVDVDMNTVGGYSMSSWDTGYGDMVMTADFSTLRVVPWLPGTALVMADLSWLDGRPVEQAPRSILNRQIDRLTARKLVPYVGTELEFMVFDNTFREAWAAGYRDLTPASDYNVDYAMMASTRMEPLLRAIRLGMEGAGLYCEGVKGECNLGQQEIAFRYDHARNTCDNHTIYKNGAKEIADQHGKSLTFMAKFDEREGNSCHIHISLRDDDGSPVFADESGPHGMSPMFRSFIAGQLATLRELTLFYAPNINSYKRFADGSFAPTAIAWGMDNRTCALRVVGHGSGMRVECRAPGGDVNQYLAVSALIAGGLYGIDHELELPDALPGNAYASEVQRLPTTLAQAAELFEKSEVARTAFGDDVVEHYLNNARVELSAFNSAVTDWERVRGFERL; encoded by the coding sequence ATGAGCCAGAACCCCGGCATGCTGGCACGGGCCGACCTGGAGCAAATGGTGGCGGCGGGTGAGATAGACACCGTGATCGTCGCCTTCTGCGATATGCAGGGCCGGCTGACGGGCAAGCGGGTTTCCGGGCGGTTGTTCGTCGAGGAGGTCGCCGCGCACGGCGCGGAGTGTTGTAACTACCTGCTCGCGGTCGATGTCGACATGAACACCGTCGGTGGCTATTCGATGTCGAGTTGGGACACCGGGTATGGCGACATGGTGATGACCGCGGACTTCAGCACCCTGCGGGTGGTCCCGTGGCTGCCCGGCACGGCGTTGGTGATGGCGGATTTGTCGTGGCTCGATGGTCGCCCCGTCGAGCAGGCACCCCGCAGCATCCTCAACCGGCAGATCGACCGTCTGACCGCGCGGAAACTGGTGCCCTATGTGGGCACCGAACTTGAATTCATGGTGTTCGACAACACTTTCCGCGAGGCCTGGGCCGCGGGCTACCGCGACCTGACGCCGGCCAGCGACTACAACGTCGACTACGCGATGATGGCGTCCACCCGGATGGAACCGCTGCTGCGTGCCATCCGCCTCGGCATGGAGGGCGCCGGGCTGTACTGCGAGGGCGTAAAGGGGGAGTGCAACCTTGGTCAGCAGGAAATCGCCTTCCGCTATGACCATGCCCGCAACACCTGCGACAACCACACCATCTACAAGAACGGTGCCAAGGAGATCGCCGACCAGCACGGCAAGAGCTTGACATTCATGGCGAAATTCGATGAACGCGAAGGCAACAGCTGTCATATCCACATCTCGCTGCGCGACGATGACGGGTCGCCGGTATTCGCCGACGAGTCCGGACCACATGGCATGTCACCCATGTTCCGCAGCTTCATCGCCGGCCAACTCGCCACGCTGCGCGAGCTCACCTTGTTCTATGCACCGAACATCAACTCCTACAAGAGATTTGCCGACGGCAGCTTCGCGCCGACCGCCATTGCCTGGGGCATGGACAACCGCACCTGCGCGTTGCGGGTGGTCGGCCACGGGTCCGGCATGCGGGTGGAATGCCGGGCGCCCGGCGGCGACGTCAACCAGTACCTGGCGGTGTCGGCGCTGATCGCCGGGGGCCTGTACGGCATCGACCACGAGTTGGAACTGCCCGATGCGCTGCCGGGCAATGCCTATGCCAGTGAGGTGCAACGGTTGCCCACCACCTTGGCCCAGGCGGCCGAGCTGTTCGAGAAGTCGGAGGTGGCGCGCACGGCCTTCGGGGACGACGTTGTGGAGCACTACCTGAACAATGCGCGGGTCGAACTTTCGGCATTCAATTCCGCGGTGACCGACTGGGAAAGGGTGCGCGGTTTTGAGCGGCTCTGA
- a CDS encoding gamma-glutamyl-gamma-aminobutyrate hydrolase family protein yields the protein MTTYLQQAQTGVWDVRASFLPQVYFEGVTRAGAIALLLPPQPVDREIADRVLDRVDGLVITGGPDVDPARYGQQAHSTTNEPATERDAWEFALLEAALRRDIPVLGVCRGAQVLNAALGGTLHQHLPDVIGHTHHQKGNAVFGTSAVRTLPDTRLADLIGETSDAQCYHHQAIDRLGEGLVVSARDTDGVIEAVERDPALPGDAFVLGVQWHPEESLDDLRLFTAVVDAARTYATERVS from the coding sequence ATGACGACGTATCTGCAGCAGGCGCAGACGGGAGTCTGGGACGTGCGGGCGAGTTTCCTGCCGCAGGTCTACTTCGAAGGCGTCACCCGTGCGGGCGCCATTGCGCTCCTGTTACCGCCGCAGCCGGTGGATCGTGAGATCGCCGACCGAGTGCTCGACCGCGTAGACGGACTGGTCATCACCGGCGGCCCGGACGTGGATCCGGCACGCTATGGGCAGCAGGCCCATTCAACTACCAACGAGCCGGCCACCGAGCGCGACGCCTGGGAGTTCGCTCTGCTGGAAGCCGCTCTGCGACGCGATATTCCGGTACTCGGCGTGTGCCGAGGGGCGCAGGTGCTCAACGCTGCGCTGGGCGGCACCCTGCACCAGCATCTGCCCGACGTGATCGGGCACACCCATCACCAGAAGGGCAACGCGGTGTTCGGCACGTCGGCGGTGCGCACGCTGCCCGACACCAGACTGGCCGATCTGATCGGTGAGACGTCCGACGCGCAGTGCTATCACCACCAGGCGATCGACCGGCTCGGCGAGGGCCTGGTGGTGAGCGCCCGCGACACCGATGGCGTGATCGAGGCGGTGGAACGTGACCCCGCGCTGCCTGGCGATGCGTTCGTGCTGGGCGTGCAATGGCACCCCGAAGAAAGTCTCGACGACCTACGGCTGTTCACCGCCGTGGTGGACGCGGCCAGAACCTATGCGACAGAGAGGGTCTCATGA
- a CDS encoding aldehyde dehydrogenase produces the protein MTSSQVVNPATEEVLTTVHLLDVAAVDDAVARAAAAQRAWARLAPAERAAALRAFAAVVDAHIDDLAALEVANSGHPIGQAEWEAGHVRDVLQFFSATPERLSGKQIPVAGGLDVTFNEPLGVVGIITPWNFPMTIAAWGFAPALAAGNAVVLKPAEWTPLTSIRLGELAIESGLPAGLLQVLPGKGSVVGERFVTHPGVRKVVFTGSTAVGTRVMAGAAAQVKRVTLELGGKSANIVFDDCDLEKAAATAPYGVFDNAGQDCCARSRILVQRSVYDRFMELLEPAVKGVAVGDPTERVTEMGPLVSRPHWESVSSYVPDGAPVAFRGSAPEGPGFWFPPTVLTPQRTDRTVTDEIFGPVVTVLPFEDEADAIALANDTPYGLSGSIWTDNLSRALRVSRAVEAGNLSVNSHSSVRYNTPFGGFKQSGLGRELGPDAPLSFTETKNVFFAIEDRAEESF, from the coding sequence ATGACATCCAGCCAGGTCGTCAACCCGGCCACCGAAGAGGTGCTGACTACGGTCCACCTCCTCGATGTGGCCGCCGTCGACGATGCGGTGGCGCGTGCCGCCGCCGCCCAACGGGCCTGGGCCCGGCTGGCACCGGCCGAGCGGGCGGCCGCGCTGCGCGCATTCGCCGCCGTCGTCGACGCCCACATCGATGACCTGGCGGCGCTGGAGGTGGCCAATTCCGGGCACCCGATCGGGCAGGCGGAGTGGGAGGCGGGGCACGTCCGGGATGTCCTGCAGTTCTTTTCCGCCACCCCGGAGCGGTTGAGCGGCAAGCAGATCCCGGTGGCCGGCGGCTTGGATGTCACGTTCAACGAGCCGCTCGGTGTCGTCGGGATCATCACGCCGTGGAACTTCCCGATGACCATCGCCGCGTGGGGCTTCGCTCCGGCGTTGGCTGCCGGTAATGCCGTGGTACTCAAGCCCGCTGAATGGACCCCGCTCACCTCGATCCGGCTCGGTGAGCTCGCCATCGAATCAGGTTTGCCGGCCGGGCTTCTTCAGGTGCTGCCGGGTAAGGGTTCGGTGGTCGGGGAGCGGTTCGTCACCCATCCCGGCGTGCGCAAGGTGGTGTTCACCGGATCCACCGCGGTGGGGACGCGGGTGATGGCCGGGGCGGCAGCCCAGGTCAAGCGGGTGACCCTGGAGTTGGGTGGCAAGAGCGCGAACATCGTGTTCGACGACTGCGATCTGGAGAAGGCCGCAGCCACCGCGCCGTACGGGGTGTTCGACAACGCCGGGCAGGACTGTTGCGCGCGTAGCCGGATCCTGGTGCAGCGCAGTGTCTACGACCGATTCATGGAACTGCTGGAGCCGGCGGTCAAAGGCGTCGCCGTCGGGGATCCCACCGAGCGAGTCACCGAGATGGGGCCACTGGTATCGCGTCCGCACTGGGAGTCGGTGTCGTCCTACGTGCCCGACGGCGCCCCGGTGGCTTTCCGGGGTTCCGCCCCTGAGGGGCCCGGGTTCTGGTTCCCGCCAACGGTGTTGACCCCGCAACGCACCGACCGCACCGTGACCGACGAAATCTTCGGCCCGGTGGTGACCGTGCTGCCGTTCGAGGACGAGGCCGACGCCATCGCGCTGGCCAACGACACACCCTACGGATTGTCGGGCTCGATCTGGACCGACAACCTGTCTCGTGCACTTCGGGTTTCGCGGGCGGTGGAAGCGGGCAATCTCAGTGTCAATTCGCACTCGTCGGTTCGGTACAACACGCCGTTCGGCGGTTTCAAACAGTCCGGGCTCGGACGCGAATTGGGACCCGATGCGCCGCTGTCGTTCACCGAAACCAAGAATGTCTTCTTCGCCATAGAAGATCGAGCAGAGGAGTCCTTTTAA
- a CDS encoding DEAD/DEAH box helicase: protein MRPGFGFGIARDELIRDFGAQSTVRGERYAAEGRVRDIEFDDDDRVLRGRCVGSHGQLYVLEVGLSQGSRAVVEWALCSCPVGSFCKHAVALVLAAAPSDAAHPPAERWRYLLDKVLDEVAVPAGGGKPIALEFSIGAPTRHRPGTLLMLRPLTLGKRGTWITRALTWRRLADYPDAGEFDRDQYRAVRALVSEMVRYSSPHSGDGMMLNGMPATLWPRLDEVLDAGVTILADSASDIRAVELAKNVHLRLDFAAEGAGGAVMSVSLIVDGQGRDPDGVGLIGMPAPHGMFQVVDSVLRLGAFDPVPGRTMAELLGHHEQVHIPADMARELAVDILPRLASSVDMEVADGLFVPPTITGPLPALTVNVVDGGARVFWSTRYEVNDQHHDFDPLSSAGLIGYRDAAAEEELWQRVMPALRAVAAAARDWKRQAAQHVNRRVSTTLDTDAVHELRAIVNAASALDAVAVASRHTLLGGVNLTAVEAAVLCDQTLPELGCYADLIVDADGRYQAAGADPVLSFSGDTSVPGDWFSLNVTVSVDGETVALPEVIRELAAGATHMLLPSGIYFRLDTPELVRLRALLDEARALGEIDGDRVNAASLNITLWDELLELGVVDEQLARWRANLARLAAARPPVSIDPPAGLDAELRDYQRDGLDWLSFLWDNGIGGVLADDMGLGKTVQTLALITRAVSGGAGKFLVVAPTSVARNWLAECRKFTPGLNAVVVTSTAARAAVGLAEQVAAADIVVTSYTLLRMDVAAYSQITWAGMVLDEAQFVKNHHSKTHQAARLLDVPFKLAITGTPMENNLMELWSLLSITVPGLFPSPKVFETYFRKPIESGTAGDLLPVLRRRIKPVLLRRTKSQVLTELPPKSEQVLTIGLSAKHRKIYDTRLARERQKVLGLLGDWEKNRFQIFRSLTLLRQLSLHPGLIDDSARSVGSAKIDFLVEQLDQLVAEGHSALVFSQFTGFLAIVRAHLDSAGITYSYLDGSVDSDGRARAIEEFGAGASQVFLISLKAGGFGLNLTAADYCFLCDPWWSPAAEAQAVDRAHRMGQARPVSVYRLVAENTIEEKVVALQDRKRALFAAVVDDGDLFGSTISASDIRELLG from the coding sequence ATGAGGCCTGGATTCGGCTTCGGCATAGCCCGTGACGAGCTCATTCGCGATTTCGGCGCGCAGTCGACCGTGCGCGGTGAGCGCTATGCCGCCGAGGGCCGCGTCCGCGACATCGAGTTCGATGACGACGACCGGGTGCTGCGTGGGCGGTGTGTGGGTTCGCATGGTCAGCTCTACGTCCTTGAGGTCGGTCTGTCGCAGGGCAGCCGGGCTGTCGTCGAGTGGGCCTTGTGTTCATGCCCGGTGGGGTCGTTCTGCAAACATGCAGTCGCCCTGGTGCTGGCGGCTGCGCCTTCCGATGCGGCGCATCCGCCGGCGGAGCGCTGGCGCTACCTGCTCGACAAGGTGCTCGACGAGGTTGCCGTTCCCGCAGGGGGCGGCAAACCGATCGCGCTGGAGTTCTCCATCGGCGCCCCCACCCGCCACCGCCCGGGGACATTGCTGATGCTGCGCCCGCTCACCCTCGGCAAACGGGGCACCTGGATCACCCGGGCATTGACGTGGCGCCGCCTCGCGGACTATCCCGACGCGGGCGAGTTCGATCGCGACCAGTACCGGGCGGTGCGGGCGCTGGTGTCGGAGATGGTGCGGTATTCCTCACCGCACAGTGGCGACGGGATGATGCTCAATGGAATGCCCGCCACCTTGTGGCCCCGGCTCGACGAGGTGCTGGACGCCGGCGTGACCATCCTGGCCGACTCCGCATCAGACATCCGTGCGGTCGAGTTGGCCAAGAACGTCCACCTCCGGCTGGACTTCGCCGCCGAGGGTGCCGGTGGTGCCGTGATGTCGGTGTCCCTGATCGTCGATGGTCAGGGACGCGACCCCGACGGCGTCGGGCTGATCGGGATGCCGGCGCCGCACGGGATGTTTCAGGTCGTCGATTCGGTGCTCCGCCTGGGTGCCTTCGACCCGGTGCCCGGGCGCACCATGGCCGAACTACTGGGCCATCACGAGCAGGTGCACATCCCCGCCGACATGGCGCGTGAACTCGCGGTGGACATCCTGCCGCGGCTGGCCAGCAGCGTGGACATGGAGGTCGCCGACGGTCTCTTCGTCCCGCCGACCATCACAGGCCCGCTGCCCGCATTGACCGTCAATGTCGTCGACGGCGGTGCGCGGGTGTTCTGGAGCACGCGGTATGAGGTCAACGATCAGCATCACGACTTCGACCCGTTGTCGTCGGCCGGGCTGATCGGGTACCGCGATGCCGCCGCCGAGGAGGAGCTCTGGCAACGGGTGATGCCGGCGTTGCGGGCGGTCGCAGCTGCCGCGCGGGACTGGAAACGTCAAGCGGCACAGCATGTCAACCGGCGTGTCTCCACGACGCTCGACACCGACGCCGTCCACGAGTTACGCGCCATCGTGAATGCGGCGTCTGCCCTGGACGCGGTCGCGGTGGCGTCCCGGCACACGCTGCTGGGTGGGGTGAATCTCACCGCGGTGGAGGCCGCGGTGTTGTGTGACCAGACACTGCCGGAGCTGGGCTGTTACGCAGATCTGATCGTTGATGCCGATGGCCGGTACCAAGCAGCCGGTGCCGACCCGGTGCTGTCGTTCTCCGGGGACACCTCCGTTCCGGGTGACTGGTTCAGCCTGAACGTCACGGTGAGTGTGGACGGCGAGACGGTGGCCCTGCCCGAGGTCATCCGCGAATTAGCCGCTGGCGCAACGCATATGTTGCTGCCTTCGGGTATCTACTTCCGGCTCGACACGCCTGAGCTGGTCCGGCTGAGGGCTCTGCTCGACGAGGCGCGTGCGCTCGGTGAGATCGACGGAGACCGGGTCAACGCCGCATCACTCAACATCACGTTGTGGGACGAACTTCTCGAGCTCGGTGTCGTCGACGAGCAGCTCGCCCGGTGGCGGGCCAATCTGGCGCGCTTGGCCGCAGCCCGTCCGCCGGTGTCGATCGACCCGCCGGCGGGCCTTGACGCCGAACTGCGCGACTACCAGCGTGACGGCCTGGACTGGCTTTCCTTCTTGTGGGACAACGGAATCGGTGGGGTCCTCGCCGACGACATGGGCCTGGGAAAGACCGTGCAGACCCTGGCGCTCATCACGCGTGCCGTGAGCGGTGGAGCCGGGAAGTTCCTGGTGGTGGCGCCCACCAGCGTCGCCCGCAACTGGCTGGCCGAATGCCGCAAGTTCACCCCTGGCCTGAACGCGGTGGTGGTTACCTCCACCGCTGCCCGGGCGGCCGTGGGGTTGGCCGAACAGGTGGCCGCGGCGGACATTGTCGTCACCTCCTACACGCTGCTGCGCATGGATGTTGCCGCCTACTCGCAAATTACATGGGCCGGAATGGTTCTCGACGAAGCCCAGTTCGTCAAGAACCACCACAGCAAGACCCACCAGGCCGCCCGGCTGCTCGACGTGCCGTTCAAGTTGGCGATCACCGGCACGCCGATGGAGAACAACCTGATGGAGTTGTGGTCGCTGCTGTCGATCACGGTGCCCGGGCTGTTCCCGTCACCGAAGGTGTTCGAGACGTATTTCCGTAAGCCGATCGAATCGGGAACTGCCGGCGATCTGCTACCGGTGTTGCGCAGGCGGATCAAGCCGGTGCTGCTGCGCCGGACGAAAAGCCAGGTGCTCACCGAGCTGCCCCCGAAGAGCGAGCAGGTGCTGACCATCGGCCTGAGCGCCAAGCATCGCAAGATCTACGACACGCGGCTGGCTCGGGAACGCCAGAAGGTGTTGGGACTGCTGGGGGACTGGGAGAAGAACCGGTTCCAGATCTTCCGGTCACTGACCCTGCTGCGTCAGCTGAGCCTGCATCCGGGATTGATCGACGATTCCGCGCGCTCGGTGGGGTCGGCCAAGATCGACTTCCTGGTCGAACAACTCGATCAGCTGGTAGCCGAGGGGCACAGTGCGCTGGTGTTCAGCCAGTTCACCGGGTTCCTCGCCATCGTCCGGGCACATCTGGATTCCGCGGGTATCACCTACAGCTACCTCGACGGTTCCGTCGACTCCGACGGAAGGGCCAGGGCCATAGAGGAATTCGGTGCCGGTGCCAGTCAGGTTTTCCTGATCAGCCTCAAGGCGGGCGGATTCGGGCTCAACCTCACCGCCGCCGACTACTGCTTCCTGTGTGACCCATGGTGGAGCCCGGCCGCCGAGGCGCAGGCTGTCGACCGGGCCCACCGCATGGGGCAGGCCCGGCCGGTCAGCGTCTATCGCCTGGTCGCGGAGAACACCATCGAGGAGAAAGTGGTGGCGTTGCAGGACCGCAAGCGGGCCCTGTTCGCCGCGGTGGTCGACGACGGGGATCTGTTCGGCTCGACCATCTCCGCCTCCGATATCCGCGAACTGCTCGGATGA
- a CDS encoding 3-oxoacyl-ACP reductase: MDLTQRLAGKVAVVTGGASGIGLATGRRLRAEGATIVVGDIDAATGEAAAEELDGLFVGVDVADQDAVDHLFDTAAATFGSVDIAFNNAGISPPEDDLIETTELPAWQRVQDINLKSVYLSCRAALRHMVPAGKGSIINTASFVAVMGSATSQISYTASKGGVLAMSRELGVQYARQGIRVNALCPGPVNTPLLQELFAKDPERAARRLVHIPLGRFAEPEELAAAVAFLASDDASFITGSTFLVDGGISSAYVTPL, translated from the coding sequence ATGGATCTGACCCAACGCCTGGCCGGCAAGGTTGCCGTCGTCACCGGTGGGGCCAGCGGCATCGGCTTGGCCACCGGGCGGCGGCTGCGAGCCGAGGGGGCCACGATCGTCGTGGGTGATATCGACGCCGCCACGGGCGAGGCCGCCGCCGAGGAACTCGACGGGCTGTTCGTCGGCGTCGACGTGGCCGACCAGGATGCTGTCGACCATCTCTTCGACACTGCGGCAGCGACATTCGGCTCGGTCGACATCGCGTTCAACAACGCCGGGATCTCGCCACCCGAGGATGACCTGATCGAGACCACCGAGCTGCCGGCCTGGCAGCGGGTGCAGGACATCAACCTGAAATCGGTGTACCTGTCCTGCCGGGCGGCATTGCGCCACATGGTGCCCGCGGGCAAGGGCTCGATCATCAACACCGCGTCGTTCGTGGCGGTGATGGGTTCGGCCACCTCCCAGATCTCCTACACCGCGTCCAAGGGCGGCGTGCTGGCCATGTCACGCGAGCTGGGGGTGCAGTATGCACGACAGGGCATCCGGGTCAACGCCTTATGCCCCGGCCCGGTGAACACCCCGCTGCTGCAGGAGTTGTTCGCCAAGGATCCCGAGCGTGCCGCGCGGCGGCTCGTGCACATCCCGCTGGGCCGTTTCGCCGAGCCTGAGGAGTTGGCCGCCGCGGTGGCGTTCCTGGCCAGTGACGACGCGTCGTTCATCACGGGCTCGACATTCCTGGTCGACGGCGGCATCAGCTCCGCGTACGTGACGCCCCTGTGA